A section of the Methanosarcina mazei S-6 genome encodes:
- a CDS encoding type II toxin-antitoxin system HicA family toxin, giving the protein MPKLPTPSALEVIKALNSQGFQVISQKGNHIKMKKKAPDKILVVIVPDHPEIPSGTLKSIIRQAGMTDDEFVKLL; this is encoded by the coding sequence ATGCCAAAACTTCCCACGCCCTCAGCTCTTGAGGTCATCAAGGCTCTCAACAGCCAGGGTTTTCAGGTCATATCTCAGAAGGGCAACCATATCAAAATGAAAAAGAAGGCTCCGGATAAAATTCTCGTTGTTATTGTCCCGGATCATCCCGAAATTCCGTCAGGGACTTTGAAATCTATAATCAGGCAAGCCGGAATGACCGATGACGAGTTCGTCAAGCTTCTGTAA
- a CDS encoding winged helix-turn-helix domain-containing protein, producing MKLPCFETVISQMVKNIYRYKGCRYSELEAKLVDDFKAGCFFQQDDPDYKINEFKNEIYWVSKYLKMIRLIRDGSDGLISINPEGVRFLNTQVLEESKLEDLEQLIEIRTYLNTFELKLDPIVVSYRQLTQADKGKVDRTLSSFYCSKDPDIQDFVRHKMERFDDKSICRSYLILDRENSDDENFCILGFFALALKILTVDQNKLNRKQKRDMNLLREQEGIPSYFIAQLGKNDMFKYNFKGKYLLDEAVNIVYDCIGLLGGTIVWLEANKEADSVVKFYKNNKFIELQSEMQEDGVERIQMIKYLNRE from the coding sequence GTGAAACTTCCATGTTTTGAGACTGTCATAAGCCAGATGGTCAAGAATATCTATAGGTATAAGGGATGCAGGTACTCTGAGCTTGAAGCAAAACTGGTTGATGATTTTAAAGCAGGGTGTTTTTTTCAACAGGATGATCCGGATTACAAAATCAATGAATTCAAAAACGAAATCTATTGGGTTTCCAAGTACCTGAAAATGATACGACTTATCCGTGATGGGTCAGATGGGTTAATTTCCATAAATCCTGAGGGAGTGAGGTTTTTAAATACACAGGTACTTGAAGAAAGCAAACTTGAAGATCTTGAGCAACTGATTGAGATACGGACTTATTTAAACACTTTTGAACTTAAACTCGACCCAATTGTTGTTTCGTACAGGCAGCTTACACAGGCTGATAAAGGGAAAGTTGACAGGACATTAAGCAGTTTCTACTGCTCAAAAGACCCGGACATTCAAGATTTTGTGCGGCATAAAATGGAAAGATTTGACGACAAATCAATATGCAGATCATACCTTATACTTGATCGAGAAAACAGTGATGACGAAAACTTTTGTATTCTTGGGTTTTTTGCCCTGGCTTTGAAAATACTAACTGTGGACCAGAACAAATTAAACAGGAAGCAAAAAAGGGACATGAACCTGCTGAGAGAACAGGAAGGCATTCCGTCCTATTTTATTGCCCAGTTAGGGAAAAATGACATGTTCAAATATAATTTTAAAGGGAAATACCTGCTTGATGAAGCCGTAAACATTGTTTATGACTGCATCGGGTTGTTAGGAGGGACTATTGTCTGGCTTGAAGCAAATAAAGAAGCCGACTCTGTAGTGAAATTCTATAAGAACAATAAGTTTATAGAACTGCAGTCCGAAATGCAGGAGGATGGAGTAGAGAGAATCCAAATGATAAAATATTTAAATAGGGAATGA
- a CDS encoding AlbA family DNA-binding domain-containing protein: MTHSIAELLSRPEGKTLEFKRDLSSPRNILKTLVAFANTAGTSGVFL; encoded by the coding sequence ATGACTCACTCAATTGCTGAACTGCTCTCCAGGCCCGAAGGCAAAACGCTGGAGTTCAAGCGTGACCTGTCCTCTCCTAGAAATATACTAAAAACACTGGTAGCTTTTGCCAACACCGCAGGGACGTCTGGAGTATTCCTTTAA
- a CDS encoding ATP-binding protein encodes MVNAVVHADYSQKGAPIRISFFDDRIEIENPGILLPGLTVEDMLQGVSKLRNRVIARVFRELDLIEQWGSGVSRMFKEAEVLGLPEPEIVEVGMRVRFIVYLAESIAVETTGLVTGEGKLQPELRPELRPELQPELRLESLLAAKVLVLLMKNDAGKAELASGLGHKTISGELKKQIKRLLELGFIEMTIPDKPRSSKQKYRLTAKGKAFLDKEAEGGEE; translated from the coding sequence GTGGTCAATGCTGTTGTCCACGCTGACTACTCCCAGAAAGGTGCACCCATCCGGATTTCTTTTTTTGATGACCGCATTGAAATAGAAAACCCTGGCATCCTGCTTCCGGGTTTAACGGTGGAAGATATGCTTCAGGGGGTTTCCAAATTACGGAACCGCGTTATAGCTCGCGTTTTCCGGGAACTTGACCTTATTGAGCAATGGGGCAGCGGTGTTAGCCGTATGTTCAAAGAAGCAGAGGTTCTCGGTCTTCCTGAACCGGAGATCGTTGAAGTGGGTATGCGGGTAAGGTTCATTGTTTATCTGGCGGAATCCATTGCGGTTGAAACCACAGGCTTAGTTACAGGTGAAGGAAAGTTACAGCCCGAGTTACGGCCCGAGTTACGGCCCGAGTTACAGCCCGAGTTACGGCTAGAGTCACTGCTTGCGGCTAAAGTGCTGGTCCTTCTTATGAAAAATGATGCCGGAAAAGCCGAACTTGCGTCTGGATTAGGCCATAAGACCATTTCAGGAGAGCTTAAAAAACAAATCAAAAGGCTTCTTGAGCTTGGTTTCATTGAAATGACAATCCCCGACAAACCCCGTAGCAGCAAGCAGAAATACCGCCTGACAGCTAAAGGGAAGGCATTTTTAGATAAAGAGGCTGAGGGAGGCGAAGAATGA
- a CDS encoding Fic family protein: MFFNTRIIEQWSSGVRRMFKEAEALGLPEPEIVEVGMRVRFIVYLAESIAVLPESKEIKGILDIPEHQVSELGARTGTMLELRRHQVEVLKKCKNECSIVNLMELTERTDRSKFRKRILSPLLDAGFIEMTIPDKPQSSKQKYRLTDKGKAFLDKEAHEGIE, translated from the coding sequence ATCTTCTTTAACACCAGAATAATCGAGCAGTGGAGCAGCGGTGTCAGGCGCATGTTCAAGGAAGCAGAGGCTCTCGGGCTTCCTGAGCCTGAGATCGTTGAAGTGGGTATGCGGGTGAGGTTCATTGTCTATCTGGCGGAATCTATTGCAGTACTGCCTGAATCTAAAGAAATAAAAGGGATACTGGATATCCCGGAGCACCAAGTCAGTGAACTTGGTGCCAGAACAGGCACTATGTTGGAACTTCGCCGGCACCAAGTTGAAGTACTCAAAAAATGTAAAAATGAATGCTCTATTGTCAATCTGATGGAGCTCACAGAGAGGACAGACCGCAGCAAATTCAGAAAGCGCATACTAAGTCCTCTGCTCGATGCAGGCTTCATTGAAATGACAATCCCCGACAAACCCCAAAGCAGCAAGCAGAAATACCGCCTGACAGATAAAGGTAAGGCATTTTTAGATAAAGAGGCACATGAAGGCATAGAATAA
- a CDS encoding ATP-binding protein — protein sequence MQFYNRQKELKLMELLDQGKPSFFVITGKRRVGKTELIKQFTRNRKALYLFVDSNKSINILMDEFDRLLKEKLDLPDYIKVDEPENFLKFITSYDRDLVIAIDEFQRFQKVYPSFITQLQRYWDMKPDNCRIFLIVSGSSIGMIRKIFIEEQAPLFKRADNILTIKPFTVLETFEMLDGMGIKNPEEKLNLYFLFGGTVYYYRLFEKYQCTGFDDALEKLIFSEFAPLKNEVREILIEEFGKEHSTYYEIISAISQGRCSMSEISDMTHVSSSSLSPYFYDLTDLLGVVEHRIPITDSPEKSKRGRYFLKDNFFRFYGRFIYPMYSRYMAGNYSPMLEKVRKEWQSYTGKIFEDIVHELLVEKMISDYPELGSWWNRKGDEIDILGVDHQGRKALAIEVKNKELAENEAREILELTLDKTKLVKGISGQKLKVGIVARKVKGRKNLEDDGFLVWELEELIP from the coding sequence ATGCAATTCTACAACCGGCAGAAAGAGCTTAAACTTATGGAACTGCTCGATCAGGGGAAACCATCTTTTTTTGTCATAACCGGCAAAAGAAGGGTAGGAAAAACCGAGCTGATCAAGCAGTTCACACGGAACAGGAAAGCGCTGTATCTTTTCGTTGACAGTAACAAAAGCATTAACATTCTGATGGACGAGTTCGACCGGCTTTTAAAGGAGAAACTGGACCTGCCGGATTACATAAAAGTCGATGAACCTGAGAATTTCCTCAAATTCATTACCTCTTATGACAGGGACCTGGTAATAGCGATTGATGAATTCCAGAGGTTCCAGAAAGTCTACCCATCTTTCATTACTCAGCTGCAGCGATACTGGGACATGAAGCCGGACAATTGCAGAATCTTTCTTATCGTTTCCGGGTCTTCTATTGGCATGATAAGAAAAATCTTCATTGAGGAACAGGCTCCGCTCTTCAAACGTGCCGATAATATTCTGACCATAAAGCCCTTTACGGTCCTTGAGACATTTGAGATGCTCGATGGCATGGGTATAAAAAATCCGGAAGAAAAACTGAATCTATACTTCCTTTTCGGAGGGACGGTGTATTACTATCGCCTGTTTGAAAAGTATCAGTGCACAGGATTTGATGATGCCCTTGAAAAGCTGATATTCAGCGAGTTTGCACCGCTTAAAAATGAAGTGAGGGAAATTCTGATAGAGGAATTTGGGAAGGAGCACTCCACATATTATGAAATAATCTCAGCGATATCACAGGGAAGATGCTCGATGAGCGAGATCTCAGACATGACACATGTTTCTTCGAGCTCATTGTCACCTTATTTTTACGATCTCACAGATCTGCTGGGAGTAGTGGAACACCGGATACCTATCACGGACAGTCCTGAAAAAAGCAAGAGAGGACGGTATTTCCTGAAGGATAATTTTTTCAGGTTTTATGGTCGCTTCATATATCCTATGTACAGCCGGTATATGGCAGGCAATTATTCTCCTATGCTGGAAAAGGTCCGGAAGGAATGGCAGAGTTACACAGGCAAGATATTCGAGGACATAGTTCATGAACTGCTGGTTGAAAAAATGATCAGCGATTATCCAGAGCTTGGGAGCTGGTGGAACCGGAAGGGAGATGAGATTGACATTCTTGGAGTAGATCACCAGGGGAGAAAAGCCCTGGCAATTGAAGTCAAGAATAAAGAACTGGCTGAAAACGAAGCTAGAGAGATTCTGGAATTAACACTCGATAAAACAAAATTAGTAAAAGGAATATCCGGTCAAAAATTGAAAGTCGGGATAGTGGCTCGAAAGGTCAAAGGTAGAAAGAACCTGGAAGATGATGGATTTCTTGTATGGGAGCTGGAAGAGCTCATTCCATGA
- a CDS encoding AlbA family DNA-binding domain-containing protein, with product MNFHSLIKSGESETLEFKEKFDDRTIESAVAFANAKGGMILIGVSGACQKEEK from the coding sequence ATGAACTTCCATTCCCTTATCAAATCCGGCGAATCCGAAACCCTTGAATTCAAAGAAAAATTCGATGACAGAACCATAGAGTCAGCTGTGGCTTTTGCTAACGCAAAAGGCGGCATGATCCTTATAGGGGTTAGTGGTGCTTGCCAGAAGGAGGAGAAATGA
- a CDS encoding type II toxin-antitoxin system HicB family antitoxin, translated as MEETYRFSAVVHNEGKWYVSWCPELDIASQGETIEEAIENLKEAIELYLEDEDVKIPAARQVFTTTVEVSSHAKTSHALSS; from the coding sequence ATGGAAGAAACGTACAGGTTTTCAGCTGTCGTCCATAATGAAGGTAAATGGTATGTTTCCTGGTGTCCGGAGCTTGACATCGCAAGCCAGGGTGAAACAATTGAAGAAGCCATCGAGAACCTGAAGGAAGCAATTGAACTCTACCTCGAAGACGAGGACGTCAAAATCCCTGCAGCCAGACAGGTTTTTACCACAACGGTAGAGGTCTCTTCCCATGCCAAAACTTCCCACGCCCTCAGCTCTTGA